Proteins found in one Physeter macrocephalus isolate SW-GA chromosome 17, ASM283717v5, whole genome shotgun sequence genomic segment:
- the C17H19orf33 gene encoding immortalization up-regulated protein: MEVDLSAALESTSKKPQGAGQVGDPKHAPAKVQGADNLKHGHGHEHGSSSDSSSSSSDSENEAKPGAAGSEQHKSAPGKVKKPKVKKEKKKGKKKEASH, translated from the exons ATGGAGGTCGACCTGTCGGCAG cCCTGGAGTCCACCTCCAAGAAGCCCCAGGGGGCAGGCCAGGTGGGAGACCCCAAGCACGCCCCCGCCAAAGTTCAGGGAGCTGATAACCTGAAG CATGGCCACGGCCACGAGCACGGAAGCTCCTCAGATTCCAGCAGCAGCTCCAGCGACTCAGAAAATGAGGCGAAG CCCGGCGCTGCCGGCTCCGAGCAGCACAAAAGCGCCCCGGGCAAGGTCAAGAAGCCCaaggtgaaaaaggagaagaagaaggggaagaaaaaggaggCTTCCCACTGA
- the YIF1B gene encoding protein YIF1B isoform X2, translated as MHPAGLAAAGTPRQPSKRRVPVSQPGMADPHQLFDDTSSAQSRGYGAQRAPGGLGYPTASASPQAAFLGDPVSNMAMAYGSSLAAQGKELVDKNIDRFIPVTKLKYYFAVDTMYVGKKLGLLFFPYLHQDWEVQYQQDTPVAPRFDVNAPDLYIPAMAFITYVLVAGLALGTQDRFSPDLLGLQASSALAWLTLEVLAILLSLYLVTVNTDLTTVDLVAFLGYKYVGMIGGVLMGLLFGKIGYYVVLGWCCVSIFVFMIRTLRLKILAEAAAEGIPVRGARNQLRMYLTMAVAAAQPLLMYWLTFHLVR; from the exons CCTCGAAGCGGAGGGTACCTGTGTCCCAGCCAGGCATGGCTGACCCCCACCAGCTTTTTGATGACACGAGTTCGGCCCAGAGCCGAGGCTACGGGGCCCAGCGGGCGCCTGGCGGCCTGGGCTACCCTACAGCCTCCGCCTCGCCCCAGGCGGCCTTCCTGGGTGATCCTGTGTCCAACATGGCCATGGCCTACGGGAGCAGCCTAGCCGCGCAGGGCAAGGAGCTGGTGGATAAGAAC ATCGACCGCTTCATCCCCGTCACCAAGCTCAAGTATTACTTCGCCGTGGACACCATGTATGTGGGCAAAAAGCTGGGTCTGCTCTTCTTCCCCTACCTGCACCAG GACTGGGAGGTGCAGTACCAGCAGGACACACCAGTGGCCCCGCGCTTTGATGTCAACGCTCCTGACCTCTACATTCCAG CCATGGCTTTCATCACCTACGTCTTGGTGGCTGGCCTGGCGCTGGGGACCCAGGATAG GTTCTCCCCAGACCTCCTGGGGCTGCAGGCGAGCTCGGCGTTGGCCTGGCTGACACTGGAGGTGCTGGCCATCCTGCTCAGCCTCTACCTTGTCACTGTCAACACAGACCTCACCACTGTCGACCTGGTGGCCTTCTTGGGCTACAAATATGTTGG GATGATTGGCGGGGTCCTAATGGGCCTGCTCTTTGGAAAGATTGGCTACTACGTGGTGCTGGGCTGGTGCTGTGTGTCCATCTTTGTGTTCATG ATCCGGACGCTGCGGCTGAAGATCCTGGCCGAGGCGGCGGCCGAGGGCATCCCGGTGCGTGGGGCGCGGAACCAGCTGCGCATGTACCTGACCATGGCCGTGGCGGCGGCGCAGCCCCTGCTCATGTACTGGCTCACCTTCCACCTGGTGCGGTGA
- the YIF1B gene encoding protein YIF1B isoform X1, whose amino-acid sequence MHPAGLAAAGTPRQRKWPSKRRVPVSQPGMADPHQLFDDTSSAQSRGYGAQRAPGGLGYPTASASPQAAFLGDPVSNMAMAYGSSLAAQGKELVDKNIDRFIPVTKLKYYFAVDTMYVGKKLGLLFFPYLHQDWEVQYQQDTPVAPRFDVNAPDLYIPAMAFITYVLVAGLALGTQDRFSPDLLGLQASSALAWLTLEVLAILLSLYLVTVNTDLTTVDLVAFLGYKYVGMIGGVLMGLLFGKIGYYVVLGWCCVSIFVFMIRTLRLKILAEAAAEGIPVRGARNQLRMYLTMAVAAAQPLLMYWLTFHLVR is encoded by the exons CCTCGAAGCGGAGGGTACCTGTGTCCCAGCCAGGCATGGCTGACCCCCACCAGCTTTTTGATGACACGAGTTCGGCCCAGAGCCGAGGCTACGGGGCCCAGCGGGCGCCTGGCGGCCTGGGCTACCCTACAGCCTCCGCCTCGCCCCAGGCGGCCTTCCTGGGTGATCCTGTGTCCAACATGGCCATGGCCTACGGGAGCAGCCTAGCCGCGCAGGGCAAGGAGCTGGTGGATAAGAAC ATCGACCGCTTCATCCCCGTCACCAAGCTCAAGTATTACTTCGCCGTGGACACCATGTATGTGGGCAAAAAGCTGGGTCTGCTCTTCTTCCCCTACCTGCACCAG GACTGGGAGGTGCAGTACCAGCAGGACACACCAGTGGCCCCGCGCTTTGATGTCAACGCTCCTGACCTCTACATTCCAG CCATGGCTTTCATCACCTACGTCTTGGTGGCTGGCCTGGCGCTGGGGACCCAGGATAG GTTCTCCCCAGACCTCCTGGGGCTGCAGGCGAGCTCGGCGTTGGCCTGGCTGACACTGGAGGTGCTGGCCATCCTGCTCAGCCTCTACCTTGTCACTGTCAACACAGACCTCACCACTGTCGACCTGGTGGCCTTCTTGGGCTACAAATATGTTGG GATGATTGGCGGGGTCCTAATGGGCCTGCTCTTTGGAAAGATTGGCTACTACGTGGTGCTGGGCTGGTGCTGTGTGTCCATCTTTGTGTTCATG ATCCGGACGCTGCGGCTGAAGATCCTGGCCGAGGCGGCGGCCGAGGGCATCCCGGTGCGTGGGGCGCGGAACCAGCTGCGCATGTACCTGACCATGGCCGTGGCGGCGGCGCAGCCCCTGCTCATGTACTGGCTCACCTTCCACCTGGTGCGGTGA